Proteins found in one Thermodesulfobium sp. 4217-1 genomic segment:
- a CDS encoding DUF3373 family protein — MKKIFAIFCFLFVSIFFVSFAFAGPFSDVPANSWAYKAVQDLAAKGLVIGYGDGTFRGERLATRYEMAMVVARMLDTYEKGQNAQDQKIDLNSNDIATLMKLAQEFKSELASLNVRVVALEKKAALDTVNFTGDARFRFGSEKRTFYPMSTLGTNVFINTEGPSSNGFIVGDTSSAMINQDEGLSQQKDNTFMQYRIRLNVSAPVADNISFNARLTMEKNAGVNSDGSSNSDPLYASLTGYNDDNNTLYVERSYITLTLNPYPVTFVLGRLPTMDSGAYYNNLFMDTGTEGGMAIFDLSNMLPSTSVSAAWVKLFDAGSITSAQEANGYKDKDIYVLNLKTKVFNNFDLEADYGYVAKFSYFGSIGPTVSSLPYGITNGDSGIYGKYSWWALIGSWTMYNINMWAGYNGTSTDMLNGFNTSSNGNFLPLYTYTPTGTHSVNGGAWRIGATIPLPVGALTGDFWFGNNKWFNPFNLNTMASTDYKDYYNVYYTLPVANNATLTLNYDYWKGKKPYANDSLNSYYYTFNPDQIDKDQRYYIQLDVNF; from the coding sequence GTGAAAAAAATCTTTGCAATCTTTTGTTTTCTTTTTGTTTCTATTTTCTTTGTTTCTTTTGCTTTTGCGGGACCATTCTCAGATGTGCCTGCTAATTCTTGGGCATACAAAGCAGTGCAAGACTTAGCAGCAAAGGGACTGGTTATTGGTTATGGCGATGGTACTTTTAGGGGCGAAAGACTTGCCACCCGTTATGAGATGGCGATGGTAGTTGCAAGAATGCTCGATACTTATGAAAAGGGCCAAAACGCACAGGATCAAAAGATAGACCTTAATTCCAATGACATCGCAACTCTTATGAAGTTAGCCCAAGAGTTTAAGTCAGAGCTTGCATCGCTAAACGTCAGGGTTGTTGCACTTGAGAAAAAAGCTGCTCTTGACACTGTGAACTTCACAGGAGATGCAAGGTTTAGATTTGGGAGCGAGAAGAGAACGTTTTATCCGATGTCCACTCTTGGGACAAATGTATTTATTAATACAGAAGGTCCATCCAGCAATGGATTTATTGTTGGAGATACTTCGTCTGCGATGATAAATCAGGATGAAGGATTGTCTCAGCAAAAGGACAATACATTCATGCAGTATAGAATAAGACTAAACGTTTCTGCTCCAGTAGCAGACAACATATCATTTAATGCAAGGCTTACAATGGAAAAGAACGCAGGAGTTAATTCAGACGGCTCTTCAAATAGCGATCCTTTATATGCATCCCTTACAGGATACAACGATGACAACAATACCTTGTATGTGGAAAGATCTTATATCACATTGACTCTTAACCCATATCCAGTAACGTTTGTTCTTGGCAGGCTTCCTACTATGGATTCAGGAGCTTATTATAACAATCTATTTATGGACACCGGCACAGAGGGTGGTATGGCAATATTCGATCTTAGCAATATGCTCCCTTCTACATCAGTTTCTGCTGCGTGGGTAAAGCTCTTTGATGCGGGTAGTATTACTTCTGCACAAGAAGCAAATGGTTATAAAGACAAAGATATATATGTGTTGAACTTGAAGACAAAGGTCTTTAACAACTTTGACTTAGAGGCAGACTATGGTTATGTAGCCAAGTTTTCATATTTTGGTTCTATAGGACCTACTGTTTCTTCTCTTCCATACGGTATTACAAATGGCGATTCGGGTATTTATGGTAAATATAGTTGGTGGGCGCTAATAGGCAGCTGGACCATGTATAACATAAACATGTGGGCAGGATACAATGGAACATCTACCGATATGCTGAATGGATTTAATACATCATCTAATGGGAATTTTCTCCCACTTTACACTTATACCCCAACAGGCACTCATTCTGTAAATGGCGGTGCATGGAGAATTGGAGCTACTATCCCTCTACCAGTAGGCGCTCTTACAGGAGATTTCTGGTTTGGGAACAACAAGTGGTTTAATCCTTTTAACTTAAATACGATGGCCTCTACAGATTACAAAGACTATTACAACGTTTATTACACGCTACCGGTTGCAAATAATGCTACGCTTACCCTAAACTACGATTACTGGAAGGGCAAAAAACCTTATGCAAATGACTCTTTAAATAGCTACTACTATACCTTTAATCCAGATCAGATCGATAAAGACCAAAGGTATTATATTCAATTAGACGTGAATTTCTAA
- the murD gene encoding UDP-N-acetylmuramoyl-L-alanine--D-glutamate ligase — MLLNWEKVFEKIKVPEKVVIVGYGKSGYGIAKLLKNELKKVDIVVTDKSNLKFPEVKEINYLLGEHSPKILDNTSWIIKSPGVPLNLDFFKFAKEKRIPIIGDLDLAFGLLPEGINTIGVTGTNGKTTVTEWIGFGFNIANMPYYVAGNVGTPLSEIIYNITPGSNLVLELSSYQIENSIFLKPKIAMITNLTPDHIDRYKNIKNYFNSKIHLFENQEIGYSIYNKDDPYLEKHIKNLKFKTKLLSISKGKDFSIAGIINNEIVVKDGSDLVKIIKLSDISLKGDHNNENALFVASSLYLSSVKPRYIEKTLSAFSGVEHRQEKFYSDKGVEWINDSKSTNPESTVVALKTWGMNKNLILILGGRDKNTSLVDLVNLADRTCKAVVLFGEAKDRFLEHFKNISNVFVLDCFDDVIAKSFELAQPNSVVLFSPACASFDMFANFEERGRIFKAKVMEKIKRDELINKE; from the coding sequence ATGTTGTTAAACTGGGAAAAGGTATTTGAAAAAATCAAAGTTCCTGAAAAAGTTGTTATAGTTGGTTATGGCAAGAGCGGCTATGGTATTGCAAAACTTCTTAAGAATGAATTAAAAAAAGTTGATATAGTAGTTACAGATAAAAGTAATCTAAAATTTCCAGAAGTAAAAGAGATAAACTATCTCTTGGGCGAACACAGTCCGAAGATATTGGATAACACTTCATGGATTATAAAAAGTCCTGGAGTTCCTCTTAATTTGGATTTTTTTAAATTTGCTAAGGAAAAAAGGATTCCAATAATTGGCGACTTAGACTTAGCTTTTGGGCTTTTGCCAGAAGGAATAAATACAATAGGCGTAACAGGGACCAACGGGAAAACCACAGTTACCGAATGGATAGGATTTGGTTTCAACATCGCAAATATGCCTTATTATGTTGCTGGAAATGTAGGTACGCCTCTATCCGAAATTATTTATAACATAACTCCTGGTTCGAACTTGGTGCTTGAATTAAGTTCATATCAGATTGAGAATTCAATTTTTTTAAAGCCAAAAATTGCAATGATTACAAATCTAACTCCAGATCATATAGATAGATATAAAAATATTAAAAATTATTTTAATTCTAAAATTCACTTATTCGAAAATCAAGAAATAGGATATTCTATTTACAATAAAGACGACCCTTATTTGGAAAAACACATTAAAAATTTAAAATTCAAAACAAAACTTTTAAGCATTTCTAAAGGAAAAGATTTTTCAATAGCCGGAATTATTAATAATGAAATTGTTGTGAAAGACGGTTCTGATTTAGTCAAAATTATTAAATTATCTGATATCTCTTTAAAAGGAGATCACAATAATGAAAATGCTCTTTTTGTGGCTAGCTCGCTTTATCTCTCTTCAGTAAAGCCAAGATATATAGAAAAGACTTTGTCTGCATTTTCAGGAGTTGAGCACAGACAAGAAAAATTCTACTCTGATAAAGGTGTTGAGTGGATTAACGATTCAAAGTCAACAAATCCTGAATCTACAGTTGTAGCCCTTAAGACGTGGGGAATGAATAAAAATCTAATTTTAATTCTTGGCGGAAGAGACAAGAATACTTCTTTGGTTGACCTTGTAAACTTAGCAGATAGAACATGTAAGGCGGTTGTTTTATTTGGGGAGGCAAAGGATAGATTTCTTGAACATTTCAAAAATATTTCAAATGTTTTTGTTTTAGACTGTTTTGATGATGTGATAGCTAAATCTTTTGAACTAGCTCAACCGAATAGTGTAGTTCTTTTCTCCCCTGCGTGCGCGAGCTTTGATATGTTTGCTAATTTTGAAGAAAGAGGGAGGATTTTTAAAGCAAAGGTTATGGAAAAAATTAAAAGAGATGAATTAATAAATAAAGAATGA
- the rsmH gene encoding 16S rRNA (cytosine(1402)-N(4))-methyltransferase RsmH has protein sequence MSNYTKDIHIPVLLEEVLESSNLNPGKVVIDGTIGGGSHSFHFLERILPGGFLLGLDKDTQAVELAGEKLSSAFEKSSFSVFNDKFENFNKYLNFLPNGKFDLFFLDLGLSTMQIKESNRGFSFMKDEKLDMRMDTRGKLTASDWLNNASEEEMEEVFRKYAEEPKSRRLAKMISSRRRERAFESTVDFADLVKKIYPYGRRHPATRIFQAIRIVVNEEIESLEFTLRHAAEHINSLGRIIVISFHSGEDRIVKWTFRNLEKEGMGRVISKRPIIALEDEVKRNPSARSAKMRIWEAK, from the coding sequence ATGAGTAATTATACAAAAGATATTCATATTCCGGTTCTTTTGGAAGAGGTTTTGGAGAGTTCTAATTTGAATCCGGGCAAGGTGGTAATTGATGGGACTATTGGCGGTGGGAGTCACAGCTTTCACTTCTTAGAAAGAATACTCCCAGGTGGATTTTTATTGGGACTAGACAAAGATACTCAAGCAGTAGAGTTAGCTGGTGAAAAGCTATCATCTGCTTTTGAAAAAAGTTCTTTTTCAGTTTTTAATGATAAATTTGAAAATTTTAATAAATATCTAAATTTTTTGCCCAATGGAAAATTTGATCTGTTTTTTTTGGATCTTGGACTATCGACTATGCAGATTAAAGAATCAAATAGGGGATTTAGCTTTATGAAAGATGAAAAATTAGATATGCGTATGGATACAAGGGGAAAATTGACTGCTTCTGATTGGCTAAACAATGCGAGTGAAGAAGAAATGGAAGAGGTATTTAGAAAGTACGCTGAGGAACCCAAATCAAGAAGATTGGCAAAAATGATATCTTCGAGAAGACGTGAAAGAGCCTTTGAAAGTACAGTTGACTTTGCTGATCTTGTTAAAAAAATTTATCCATATGGGAGGAGGCATCCAGCAACTAGGATTTTTCAGGCGATAAGGATAGTTGTAAATGAGGAAATTGAGAGTTTGGAGTTTACTCTGAGGCATGCTGCAGAGCATATTAATTCTCTTGGACGAATCATAGTTATCTCGTTTCATTCGGGTGAAGACAGAATTGTAAAGTGGACTTTTAGAAATTTGGAAAAAGAGGGAATGGGAAGAGTAATTTCGAAGAGGCCAATTATAGCTTTGGAAGATGAAGTTAAAAGAAATCCATCTGCAAGGAGTGCTAAGATGAGAATATGGGAGGCAAAGTGA
- the mraZ gene encoding division/cell wall cluster transcriptional repressor MraZ, whose translation MLGGEYLHSLDSKGRVTIPFKLRDEISSKIILTRGFEKCLYLYPVKYWEEYVEYLKEKSKSDIKLRDVIRFLFSGAYDDQLDRSGRILLPQLLREYSNIQKEVVVIGAMDRVELWNPEEWEEQKKKISNSVKRFIDNE comes from the coding sequence ATGTTAGGTGGAGAATATCTACATTCTTTAGACTCTAAAGGTAGAGTCACTATTCCTTTTAAGCTTAGAGATGAGATATCTTCAAAGATTATACTGACAAGAGGCTTTGAAAAATGTCTGTATCTTTATCCGGTCAAGTATTGGGAAGAATACGTAGAATATCTCAAAGAGAAATCAAAATCAGATATAAAACTCAGAGATGTTATTCGTTTTCTGTTCTCTGGTGCTTATGACGATCAGTTAGATCGCTCTGGAAGAATCTTGTTACCGCAGTTGTTAAGGGAATACAGCAATATTCAAAAGGAAGTTGTTGTTATTGGTGCGATGGATAGAGTGGAATTGTGGAACCCTGAAGAGTGGGAAGAACAAAAGAAGAAGATTTCAAATTCTGTAAAAAGGTTTATTGATAATGAGTAA
- a CDS encoding UDP-N-acetylmuramoyl-L-alanyl-D-glutamate--2,6-diaminopimelate ligase, which produces MTVKELFNKTNIVLEESEKYDSEEFFNSQVNGISYNSKDIKDGYLFFAIKGSRSDGHDFAEDAIKKGAVGVVVEKNISCSNSIKVHSTLQALREISLAFFDYPFKKLFLGSVTGTNGKSTVTWILSHAVNKLLDKSFALGTLGWMHNGKIIKRTSNTTPESKDICEFLSQAAQLNMKYGFLEVSSHALKLGRLYGIKFDAALFTNLARDHMDFHPSVEDYFETKSSLFTPAYLKEDAFVVINIDDVYGMKLYEKVKDFRKVSFSLDNSNADFFGKFESVNSGINLMIEDQKIFAPIYGKFNASNLLGAYSFLRMMGIEKEKLINVFSDMIAPYGRLECVQTKPFKIWVDYAHTPDGLEKVLQSLRDMVKNRIILVFGAGGNRDKGKRPIMGRIAAQFSDYTIITSDNPRFEDPLVIIEEVKSGFLSIRDSNFEVLSDRRVAIKRAIEIARDGDAIIIAGKGHEDYQEINGVKYPFSDKEVVKELLKN; this is translated from the coding sequence TTGACGGTTAAAGAGCTTTTTAATAAAACAAATATTGTATTGGAAGAATCGGAAAAATATGACTCTGAAGAGTTTTTTAACAGTCAAGTAAATGGAATTAGTTATAATTCTAAAGATATTAAAGATGGGTATTTGTTCTTTGCCATTAAGGGTTCCAGATCTGATGGACATGATTTTGCCGAAGATGCTATAAAAAAAGGTGCAGTTGGGGTAGTTGTTGAAAAAAATATAAGCTGTTCAAATTCCATAAAAGTACACTCTACTTTGCAGGCATTAAGAGAAATATCTCTTGCTTTCTTCGACTATCCTTTTAAAAAGCTATTTTTAGGATCGGTAACAGGAACAAATGGGAAGAGCACTGTTACCTGGATTTTGTCTCATGCTGTAAACAAATTATTGGATAAATCTTTTGCTTTAGGAACATTGGGTTGGATGCATAATGGGAAAATTATAAAGAGAACCAGCAATACTACTCCTGAATCAAAAGATATATGTGAATTTTTAAGTCAAGCAGCGCAATTAAACATGAAGTATGGATTTTTGGAGGTGTCCAGTCATGCTCTAAAGCTTGGTAGGCTATATGGCATAAAGTTTGATGCTGCCTTGTTTACCAATCTGGCTAGAGACCATATGGACTTTCACCCATCGGTTGAAGATTATTTTGAAACCAAAAGCTCTTTGTTCACCCCTGCCTACTTAAAAGAGGATGCTTTTGTTGTAATTAACATTGACGATGTCTACGGCATGAAACTATACGAGAAAGTAAAGGATTTTAGAAAGGTTTCCTTTTCTTTAGACAACAGTAACGCCGATTTTTTTGGAAAATTTGAATCTGTTAATAGCGGCATAAATCTAATGATTGAGGACCAAAAAATTTTTGCTCCTATTTATGGAAAGTTTAATGCTTCCAATTTGCTTGGCGCTTATTCTTTTTTGAGGATGATGGGTATAGAAAAAGAGAAATTAATAAATGTTTTTTCAGATATGATCGCCCCGTATGGCCGATTAGAATGTGTACAGACGAAGCCCTTTAAAATATGGGTAGATTATGCACACACGCCTGATGGTCTGGAAAAGGTTTTGCAATCTTTAAGGGATATGGTCAAAAATAGGATAATTTTAGTTTTTGGAGCAGGCGGAAATAGAGACAAGGGCAAGAGACCTATTATGGGAAGAATAGCAGCCCAATTTTCTGATTATACGATTATTACTTCTGATAACCCTCGTTTTGAAGACCCATTGGTAATTATTGAAGAAGTCAAATCTGGATTTTTGAGCATAAGGGATTCGAATTTTGAAGTGCTTTCTGACAGAAGAGTTGCTATAAAGAGAGCTATTGAAATTGCAAGAGATGGGGACGCAATTATAATTGCAGGAAAAGGTCATGAAGACTATCAGGAGATAAATGGTGTAAAATATCCTTTTTCAGATAAAGAAGTGGTGAAGGAATTATTAAAGAATTAA
- the mraY gene encoding phospho-N-acetylmuramoyl-pentapeptide-transferase yields the protein MIELFLSFFIGIFAFSIWERHFGKFFGQKIREEGPEAHKIKTGTPTAAGIFFILILALFLPFLDSRTFIIFLISLPFFIIGFVDDLLSIKKGKNEGLKPRQKMTLILIFSLIAVFFLAFFLNSQIFTRFQVSPTIQFYIPGLILWPFLIFVISGSTNAVNLTDGLDGLATLCALSTLFGYLFFSYVDGDVPLMLMLLTFIGILLSFLWFNANPAKIFMGDVGSIGIGAFLAILAIFTNRIVFFIISALPFIVETLSVIIQVAYYKKTKQRIFKMSPLHHHFELSNVKETHISMRFFIFSLLFTLLAVSLQICC from the coding sequence ATGATTGAGCTTTTTCTTAGCTTTTTTATAGGAATCTTTGCCTTTTCTATATGGGAGAGGCACTTTGGCAAGTTTTTCGGTCAAAAGATAAGAGAAGAGGGGCCTGAGGCGCACAAGATAAAAACTGGAACCCCTACTGCTGCGGGGATATTTTTTATTCTTATCTTAGCTTTGTTTTTGCCATTTTTAGATTCAAGGACTTTTATAATTTTTCTTATTTCGCTCCCATTTTTTATAATCGGCTTTGTGGACGATTTGCTTTCCATAAAAAAGGGGAAAAATGAAGGTCTTAAACCGCGCCAAAAGATGACTTTGATACTAATTTTTTCTCTTATTGCGGTATTCTTTCTTGCATTCTTTCTTAATTCGCAAATTTTTACAAGATTTCAAGTGTCTCCGACGATCCAGTTTTATATTCCTGGCCTAATCTTGTGGCCATTTTTGATTTTTGTAATAAGTGGTTCTACCAATGCAGTAAATTTGACTGATGGACTTGATGGTCTTGCGACTTTGTGTGCCTTATCTACACTTTTTGGCTATCTATTTTTTTCGTATGTTGATGGAGATGTGCCGCTAATGTTGATGCTTCTTACTTTCATCGGTATTTTGCTCTCTTTCTTGTGGTTTAATGCTAATCCAGCAAAGATATTTATGGGCGATGTTGGTTCGATTGGTATTGGCGCATTTTTGGCAATACTCGCAATTTTTACAAACAGAATTGTTTTTTTTATCATATCTGCTCTGCCCTTTATAGTTGAGACTCTCTCTGTGATAATTCAAGTTGCTTACTACAAAAAAACAAAACAAAGGATATTCAAAATGAGCCCGCTTCATCATCATTTTGAATTATCAAATGTAAAGGAGACGCATATTTCTATGAGATTTTTTATTTTTTCTTTACTCTTTACGCTTCTCGCAGTGAGTTTACAAATATGTTGTTAA
- the murF gene encoding UDP-N-acetylmuramoyl-tripeptide--D-alanyl-D-alanine ligase, with product MSDNKNLNEFNSGQISNSEGSINLSFVVSLTPCEIERIGPMEFERISVDSRDIKGKELFVAIKGKNFDGHNFIKSAIERGASGVISELSFAEISGFLGDLVFETDFSFVRVPNTLVAMHDIARGFRQRIEKVIGITGSIGKTTTKEILKTIFKKYHPISTFRNFNNEIGLPLTLFEARKNEKFGMLEMAMRANGEISQLCSIALPDIGIITRIAESHIGLLGSMENIARAKGEILDFVETAFLNSDCEYSRKIFGAMLANKREKPKEVIWFGNGGDLYIKFYEVSINGSKLDISGRFGNFVLSAPNIFLPQFEPIMASLAVARFLGLTWEEINENLQSYSSVKGRFSIKKLKEQIVIDDSYNATSTSFLKGLDTIKGLNFGEKRKIFVFGDILEAGEKSLDLHKMVIKKIEELDPYLTYFVGTEFVKSIDYGSKLRFKNMDIDSVKEDLIKIMDKGDLVYVKGSNSTKTWKVLELWD from the coding sequence TTGAGTGATAATAAAAATTTAAATGAATTTAATAGTGGTCAGATATCAAATTCTGAGGGATCTATCAATTTGAGTTTTGTAGTATCTTTGACGCCCTGTGAAATTGAAAGAATTGGTCCCATGGAATTTGAGAGGATTTCAGTAGATTCAAGGGACATTAAGGGAAAAGAACTTTTTGTTGCTATTAAGGGCAAAAATTTTGATGGGCACAATTTTATTAAAAGTGCGATAGAAAGAGGAGCCTCTGGGGTAATTTCTGAATTGAGCTTTGCAGAGATTTCAGGCTTTTTAGGAGACTTGGTTTTTGAAACTGATTTTTCTTTTGTAAGAGTGCCAAACACTTTGGTTGCTATGCATGATATTGCAAGAGGATTTAGACAAAGAATAGAAAAGGTTATAGGTATTACTGGAAGCATAGGGAAAACAACTACCAAAGAAATTTTGAAAACTATCTTTAAAAAATATCATCCAATATCAACTTTTAGAAATTTCAACAACGAAATCGGCTTGCCGTTAACTTTATTTGAAGCAAGGAAAAATGAAAAGTTTGGCATGCTTGAAATGGCTATGAGGGCAAATGGGGAAATTTCACAGCTTTGTTCTATCGCCTTGCCTGATATTGGTATTATTACACGAATTGCAGAATCTCATATTGGTCTTCTTGGCTCAATGGAAAATATTGCAAGGGCAAAGGGAGAAATTCTCGATTTTGTAGAAACTGCTTTTTTAAATTCTGATTGTGAGTATAGCAGAAAGATTTTTGGAGCAATGCTGGCAAATAAAAGAGAAAAACCAAAAGAAGTCATCTGGTTTGGCAATGGCGGTGATCTGTATATTAAATTCTATGAAGTTTCCATAAATGGTTCAAAACTTGATATATCTGGTAGATTTGGAAACTTTGTATTAAGTGCACCAAACATTTTTCTCCCCCAATTTGAGCCTATTATGGCATCACTGGCAGTTGCAAGATTTTTAGGTTTGACATGGGAGGAAATAAATGAAAATTTGCAAAGTTATTCCTCGGTAAAAGGAAGATTTTCGATTAAAAAATTAAAAGAGCAAATTGTTATTGACGACTCTTACAATGCTACCAGTACATCCTTCTTAAAAGGCTTGGATACAATTAAAGGTTTAAACTTTGGCGAAAAGAGAAAGATATTTGTTTTTGGAGATATTTTAGAAGCAGGAGAGAAATCTTTAGATTTGCACAAAATGGTTATAAAAAAGATAGAAGAACTGGATCCCTATCTAACATACTTTGTTGGGACAGAATTTGTAAAATCAATTGATTATGGGTCTAAATTGAGATTTAAGAATATGGATATTGATAGTGTTAAAGAGGATCTAATTAAAATAATGGACAAAGGCGACCTTGTTTATGTCAAGGGTTCAAATTCTACGAAAACATGGAAGGTTCTGGAGCTGTGGGATTAG
- the lgt gene encoding prolipoprotein diacylglyceryl transferase → MHRILFSFDGLNVYSWGFMVALGIIIATIFILKDAEKKNINPDNILNIGMVSILCSLVGARIYYVIEHHQDFANNLISVFYLWDGGLVFYGGLVGFAIAFYLLTRHYKIDFLSLTDLITPFLPLAYAIGRIGCFLNGCCYGIVANTPISVVFADAHVPGRRIPTQLIDSFVSFLFFIYLYFQRGKEKFTGDLTTKYLIMYSISRFLIEFLRDEARIFFGLTHSQVFSIILFIFAIILRNYLKRRSLQIT, encoded by the coding sequence ATGCACAGAATCTTATTTAGCTTTGACGGATTAAATGTCTATTCGTGGGGCTTTATGGTCGCGTTAGGCATAATTATTGCGACAATTTTTATCTTAAAAGATGCTGAAAAGAAGAACATTAACCCAGATAATATTCTAAATATTGGCATGGTTAGCATACTATGCTCTTTAGTTGGAGCAAGGATTTACTATGTTATTGAACATCATCAGGACTTCGCGAATAACCTGATTAGCGTTTTTTATTTGTGGGATGGCGGATTAGTTTTTTATGGGGGGCTGGTGGGCTTTGCTATAGCGTTCTATCTTCTAACAAGACACTACAAGATCGATTTCCTTTCTCTTACCGATCTAATAACTCCTTTTCTACCCCTTGCATACGCAATAGGCAGAATTGGTTGCTTTCTTAATGGTTGCTGTTATGGAATTGTCGCAAATACTCCTATTTCAGTTGTATTTGCCGATGCCCACGTGCCAGGAAGAAGAATCCCCACTCAGTTAATAGACTCCTTTGTGAGTTTTTTATTTTTCATTTATCTTTACTTCCAAAGAGGAAAAGAGAAGTTTACAGGAGATTTGACTACAAAATATCTGATAATGTATTCGATATCAAGATTTTTAATAGAATTTTTGCGCGATGAAGCAAGAATTTTCTTTGGACTTACTCACTCTCAAGTTTTTAGCATAATATTATTTATATTTGCAATTATATTGAGAAACTATCTAAAAAGAAGATCCCTTCAGATCACTTAA
- a CDS encoding penicillin-binding protein 2 produces the protein MTIDRQKLISYAQAQRNEVVKVSNPRGEILDKDGVILAFSIPSYSLYIQPALIKNNEIRKELYEDLSKIKGMPIENLKKIFDKKAPFTWVYRKMPIDMEKSVREILTKFPNQGIGLIKEEKRVYPYKDLAEPLLGFVGIDNQGLEGIEKFYNSYLGSISKKENIEFDASGRIVNIDKLESLVQSSSIKLKLTIDSKLQGLSERLLDECVKKYNATRGTVIVVNVKTGAILTLAQTPRVDPDKFYDFPEEDYRIFSRDFLYEPGSIMKPIVFSILLDNKIISKDTTVDIGKYLQVADARIHDAEDGMGLSGPSSIRDILRYSSNIGAGTLALKAPRKEYFDLLNKYLCDDEKYLFSENFLKGYVHLPDYKGPVEQATSAFGQGISLSFLNVIAYYSAIANGGEIVPLKIIDDDVGTPVRLFSKSNADFIRSCLVSVVDNGTGENAKINGVEVAGKTGTAQKPSKLGGYIPGEYVASFVGFFPANNPEYVIGVLVDNPIGIHWGGSVAAPLFKEIAIAVMSMGK, from the coding sequence GTGACAATTGATAGACAGAAGTTGATCTCATACGCGCAAGCACAAAGAAATGAAGTAGTTAAAGTATCTAATCCAAGAGGTGAAATTCTTGATAAAGACGGAGTTATATTAGCTTTTTCGATTCCTTCTTATTCTCTTTATATACAGCCAGCTCTTATCAAGAATAATGAAATTAGAAAAGAATTGTATGAAGATCTTTCGAAGATTAAGGGGATGCCTATTGAGAATCTAAAAAAGATTTTTGATAAGAAGGCTCCTTTTACATGGGTATATAGAAAAATGCCAATTGACATGGAAAAGAGTGTTCGAGAGATTTTAACTAAGTTTCCAAATCAAGGGATAGGGCTAATAAAGGAAGAAAAAAGAGTTTATCCATACAAAGACTTAGCTGAGCCTCTTTTGGGTTTTGTGGGTATCGATAACCAGGGGTTGGAAGGCATAGAAAAGTTTTACAATTCTTACTTAGGAAGCATTTCAAAAAAAGAGAACATAGAGTTTGATGCAAGTGGAAGAATAGTAAATATTGATAAGTTAGAAAGTCTTGTCCAGTCCTCGTCTATTAAATTAAAGCTTACTATAGATTCTAAGCTTCAAGGTCTTTCTGAGAGGCTTTTGGATGAATGTGTAAAAAAATATAATGCAACAAGGGGAACTGTAATCGTCGTTAACGTAAAAACTGGCGCTATCTTAACTCTTGCTCAAACCCCAAGAGTAGACCCTGATAAATTTTATGACTTTCCCGAGGAAGACTATAGGATATTTTCACGAGATTTTCTGTATGAGCCAGGTTCCATAATGAAGCCTATAGTTTTTAGTATACTATTGGATAACAAGATAATATCCAAAGACACAACGGTTGATATTGGCAAATATTTGCAGGTTGCAGATGCAAGAATTCATGACGCCGAGGATGGAATGGGTCTATCTGGTCCATCTAGTATAAGGGATATTTTAAGGTATTCTAGCAATATTGGTGCAGGAACACTTGCTTTAAAGGCGCCAAGAAAAGAATATTTTGATTTGTTAAACAAATATCTTTGTGATGATGAAAAATATCTTTTTTCAGAAAATTTTCTAAAGGGTTATGTTCATCTGCCTGACTACAAAGGGCCAGTGGAACAGGCCACATCGGCATTTGGACAGGGCATATCGCTTTCTTTTTTAAACGTAATAGCTTATTATTCTGCTATTGCTAATGGCGGAGAAATTGTACCTTTAAAGATTATTGATGATGATGTTGGCACTCCGGTAAGGTTATTTAGCAAAAGTAATGCTGACTTCATTAGAAGCTGCCTTGTAAGCGTTGTGGACAATGGAACTGGTGAAAATGCTAAGATAAATGGAGTAGAGGTAGCTGGAAAGACTGGAACTGCTCAGAAACCATCAAAACTGGGTGGATATATACCAGGCGAATATGTTGCGTCCTTTGTGGGATTTTTCCCAGCTAATAACCCTGAGTATGTAATCGGTGTTTTAGTTGATAATCCCATTGGTATTCACTGGGGAGGGTCAGTCGCAGCTCCATTATTTAAGGAAATTGCCATTGCTGTAATGTCAATGGGCAAATAA